From Ochotona princeps isolate mOchPri1 chromosome X, mOchPri1.hap1, whole genome shotgun sequence, one genomic window encodes:
- the SERPINA7 gene encoding LOW QUALITY PROTEIN: thyroxine-binding globulin (The sequence of the model RefSeq protein was modified relative to this genomic sequence to represent the inferred CDS: inserted 3 bases in 2 codons; deleted 1 base in 1 codon; substituted 3 bases at 3 genomic stop codons), whose amino-acid sequence MDIRVVEMGKFGMEERGGVATHSELTQGHFIHPIQCVPPNRPAKKVTICHSPQQDCTLYKMVSINADFALNLYWRVIMETPGHNIIFSSVSISVALAMLSFGACSTTQPQILEDLGFNLTDTPMAEXEQSFXYLICSPSFPKKELXMGNALFVWKQLRLLASFLDDIKSIYKTEIFSTDFSNVSSAQQEINSHGEKQTKGKIVGLIQDLQPNSIMVLVNYMDFEAQWANYFDLSKTEVSANLVDKTTVVPMMHQIEQYHHLVDGELNCTVLQMDYSKNALALLILPKEGQSGWKQPCHLKKLKKWNRLLKNGGGMAELYSSSVFRFLRNFCTVFHEGVFLTLSRMNLILGDVVAHKAVLHIDEKGTKDVCIAEVXFLDQPKMTLLHPVCXFDRSLLMMILEKNSSGILFLGKVVDPTQIWLGNSSSVCRCILIVINKQYSLMWT is encoded by the exons AGGACATTTCATCCATCCAATCCAGTGTGTGCCACCTAACAGGCCTGCAAAAAAAGTCACCATCTGCCATTCACCCCAACAAGATTGCACTCTCTATAAGATGGTATCTATCAATGCTGATTTTGCACTTAACTTGTATTGGAGGGTCATCATGGAGACCCCAGGTCACAACATCATCTTT TCCTCCGTGAGCATTTCTGTAGCTTTAGCCATGCTTTCCTTTGGAGCCTGCTCCACAACTCAACCACAAATTCTGGAGGACTTGGGGTTTAACCTCACAGACACCCCCATGGCAGA AGAGCAGAGCTTTTGATATCTGATCTGTTCACCTAGTTTTCCAAAGAAGGAAC GGATGGGAAATGCCCTCTTCGTTTGGAAACAGCTGAGACTACTGGCAAGCTTCTTGGATGATATCAAGAGCATCTATAAGACTGAAATCTTTTCTACTGACTTCTCCAATGTTTCTTCAGCCCAGCAGGAAATCAACAGTCACGGAGAGAAGCAAACCAAAGGGAAAATTGTGGGCCTAATCCAAGACCTGCAACCAAACAGCATCATGGTCTTGGTGAATTATATGGATTTTGAAG CACAGTGGGCAAATTATTTTGATCTATCCAAGACAGAAGTCAGTGCTAACTTAGTGGACAAGACCACAGTAGTGCCCATGATGCACCAGATAGAACAATACCACCACCTGGTGGACGGAGAACTGAACTGCACTGTGCTGCAAATGGACTACAGCAAGAATGCTCTAGCTCTCCTAATCCTCCCCAAAGAGGGACAGAGTGGGTGGAAGCAGCCATGCCACctaaaaaaactgaagaaatggaaCCGGTTACTGAAGAATGG GGGTGGGATGGCTGAGCTATATagtagctctgtcttcagattcCTGAGGAATTTCTGTACTGTCTTCCATGAGGGTGTATTTCTCACTTTATCAAGGATGAATCTGATACTTGGGGATGTT GTTGCCCACAAGGCTGTGTTGCACATTGATGAAAAGGGAACCAAAGATGTGTGTATTGCTGAAGTCTGATTTCTGGATCAGCCCAAAATGACTCTCCTTCACCCTGTTTGCTGATTTGATAGATCCCTCCTGATGATGATTTTGGAGAAAAACAGCAGTGGCATTCTCTTTCTAGGGAAAGTTGTGGACCCAACACAAATTTGGTTGGGAAACAGTTCGTCAGTTTGTCGGTGTATTTTAATTGTAATAAATAAGCAGTATAGTCTGATGTGGACTTAG